The proteins below come from a single Aquarana catesbeiana isolate 2022-GZ linkage group LG12, ASM4218655v1, whole genome shotgun sequence genomic window:
- the LOC141114334 gene encoding keratin, type I cytoskeletal 47 kDa-like, giving the protein MTFYSHNHEPPQAARFRSGVGLSFGGGAGFQPSFAANLGAGFGGGSSSGFSFSSSAGFGGAESSSFGFLSGSEKGTMQNLNDRLAAYLEKVRALEAANTELEIKIRGWYDTQAGAGVGAAAKDYSKYYDIINGLRSKLLAAKIKNSQIVLEIDNARLAADDFRVKYETELALYHSVESDINVLRKVLDDLTLSRGDFEAQFESLNEELTYLKKNHEKEAHVARSSAAGAVNVEMDAAPGVDLTKILNDMRGNYEALAAKNRRDAEALFAQKGNELKKELSASVEQVQTSKSEISDLRRSFQGLEAELQSLLTMKKSYEDNLAETESRYGAQLQHLQLVISGTEEQLIQIRSDTEHQSLEYRELFDIKTRLELEIETYRHLLEGELDQSSSQSLSTATESKVIVCKVTESTVSKFSTESTSEVSSSSTIESQTSSVELVQDPTKILKVKTFEEEVIDGQVVSSRVEEVEQKVN; this is encoded by the exons ATGACCTTCTACAGCCATAACCATGAACCTCCTCAGGCTGCACGTTTTAGAAGTGGTGTTGGACTAagttttggtggtggtgctggcttTCAACCTAGCTTTGCTGCAAATCTTGGTGCAGGCTTTGGTGGTGGATCCAGCAGTGGTTTTTCCTTCAGTTCTTCTGCTGGATTTGGAGGGGCAGAATCCAGCAGCTTTGGTTTCCTGTCTGGAAGTGAGAAAGGAACCATGCAAAATCTAAATGACCGCCTGGCTGCTTACCTAGAAAAAGTCAGGGCCCTGGAAGCAGCCAACACCGAGCTGGAGATCAAGATCCGTGGTTGGTATGACACGCAAGCTGGCGCTGGAGTTGGTGCTGCAGCCAAAGATTACAGCAAATACTATGACATCATCAATGGCTTGAGGAGCAAG CTCCTGGCTGCCAAAATTAAGAACTCTCAAATTGTCCTGGAAATTGACAATGCCAGACTGGCAGCTGATGACTTCAGAGTAAA GTATGAGACTGAGCTGGCTCTCTACCACAGTGTGGAATCTGATATTAATGTGCTCCGAAAAGTTCTAGATGACCTTACATTGTCTAGAGGAGACTTTGAAGCTCAGTTTGAGAGCTTGAATGAAGAACTGACCTACCTGAAGAAGAATCATGAGAAA GAAGCACATGTTGCTAGAAGCAGTGCTGCCGGTGCTGTCAATGTAGAGATGGATGCTGCTCCGGGAGTAGACCTCACTAAGATTTTGAATGACATGAGAGGTAACTATGAAGCTCTGGCTGCGAAGAACCGCAGAGATGCCGAGGCTTTGTTTGCACAGAAG ggtaATGAGCTGAAGAAGGAACTTTCAGCTAGTGTGGAACAAGTGCAGACAAGCAAGAGTGAAATCTCTGACCTAAGACGTTCCTTCCAAGGATTAGAGGCTGAGCTCCAGTCTCTGCTTACAATG AAAAAATCCTATGAAGACAACCTGGCTGAAACAGAAAGTCGTTATGGAGCACAGCTCCAGCATCTCCAGCTTGTCATTAGTGGAACAGAGGAGCAGCTAATACAGATCAGATCAGACACAGAACATCAGAGCCTGGAATACAGAGAATTGTTTGATATCAAAACCAGACTAGAACTGGAAATTGAAACATACCGACACCTGCTGGAGGGAGAACTAGA TCAATCCTCTTCCCAGAGCTTATCCACAGCAACTGAATCGAAAGTCATTGTATGCAAAGTGACTGAATCCACAGTCAGTAAATTTTCAACAGAATCAACCTCAGAAGTTTCCTCATCATCCACAATAGAATCTCAGACATCCTCTGTAGAGCTTGTTCAAG ATCCAACCAAAATTCTAAAAGTGAAAACCTTTGAAGAAGAAGTGATTGATGGACAAGTTGTGTCTTCAAGAGTTGAGGAGGTTGAACAAAAGGTGAACTGA